The Hemibagrus wyckioides isolate EC202008001 linkage group LG10, SWU_Hwy_1.0, whole genome shotgun sequence genome includes a window with the following:
- the lg10h6orf120 gene encoding UPF0669 protein C6orf120 homolog, whose translation MLCFRIPFLLVLLSQVQESIQASEDFSVPDEWILLHVVQGHIGAGNYSYLRLNHDGRIILHMLSLKGDADLYVSDKTLRPDFDTYKLQSVTCGHDVVVVPDDFVRPVGIGIYGHPSHLESEFEMRVFYDQTALTEDLFQRDSYSSEQNNEQPKYPQPGTGEEFDEEEPILWTILIGILKIILEILF comes from the coding sequence ATGCTGTGTTTCCGTATTCCGTTTTTGCTGGTACTCCTTTCTCAGGTCCAAGAATCCATCCAGGCCTCTGAGGACTTCTCAGTGCCTGATGAATGGATCCTGCTTCATGTTGTTCAAGGTCACATCGGCGCAGGCAACTACAGCTACTTGCGCCTCAACCATGACGGACGCATCATCCTGCACATGCTCAGCCTCAAAGGCGACGCCGACCTCTACGTCTCCGACAAGACTCTGCGTCCGGACTTCGATACCTACAAGCTCCAGTCGGTCACCTGCGGTCACGACGTGGTCGTGGTTCCAGACGACTTTGTTAGACCGGTGGGCATCGGGATCTACGGGCACCCTTCTCACCTGGAGAGCGAGTTTGAGATGAGAGTGTTTTATGATCAGACCGCTTTAACCGAGGACCTGTTTCAAAGGGATTCTTATTCTTCAGAGCAGAATAATGAACAGCCCAAATACCCACAGCCGGGCACCGGAGAGGAATTTGATGAAGAGGAGCCCATCCTGTGGACCATTCTCATCGGGATCCTGAAGATAATACTTGAAATTTTGTTTTGA